The Parabacteroides sp. AD58 genome includes a window with the following:
- a CDS encoding helix-hairpin-helix domain-containing protein, with amino-acid sequence MAKKEGTKQHELRRIPNVGVQTQRDLIAMGYTTIDSLKGKRAEELYAEECRLRGCAIDRCQLYLYRVVVYFVNTDNPDPAKCKWWLWKDDFVNPSPCGAVCTECNYYPSACAGCRKIRGKAFWLPYTGDDVCPIYQCCRDKKKQNCGGCPELPCARFMKDPTISDEENEANLRRMLERLKAWKE; translated from the coding sequence ATGGCAAAAAAAGAAGGAACAAAGCAGCATGAACTACGAAGAATACCGAACGTAGGCGTTCAGACCCAACGGGATTTGATCGCGATGGGTTACACGACGATAGACTCTTTGAAAGGTAAACGGGCAGAAGAACTTTATGCGGAGGAATGTCGTCTGCGAGGTTGTGCTATTGACCGTTGTCAACTTTATCTTTATCGGGTTGTAGTATATTTTGTGAATACTGACAATCCTGATCCTGCCAAGTGCAAATGGTGGTTATGGAAAGATGATTTTGTGAATCCATCGCCTTGTGGGGCTGTATGTACAGAATGTAACTATTATCCTTCGGCTTGTGCCGGTTGCCGAAAGATTCGGGGAAAAGCTTTTTGGTTGCCTTATACAGGAGATGATGTTTGTCCCATTTATCAATGTTGCCGGGACAAAAAGAAACAGAATTGCGGTGGATGTCCGGAGTTGCCTTGTGCTCGTTTCATGAAAGATCCGACAATATCGGACGAAGAGAATGAAGCTAATTTACGACGAATGTTGGAAAGGTTAAAGGCCTGGAAGGAATAA
- a CDS encoding SDR family NAD(P)-dependent oxidoreductase produces the protein MKGKLIFITGATSGIGEGCARKFASMGSNLILNGRNTEKLEALKQELTAQGVDVLTLPFDVRDRQAMRQAVDSLEGKWKHIDVLINNAGLVIGMDKEYEGSLDEWDVVIDTNIKALLAMTRMIVPGMVERGCGHVINIGSIAGDAAYAGGSVYCATKAAVKALSDGLRIDLVDTPVRVTNIKPGMVETNFSVIRFRGDKQKADAVYDGIRPLTGDDIADVVYYAASAPAHVQIAEVLVMPTYQATGTVCYRQK, from the coding sequence ATGAAAGGAAAACTGATTTTTATCACGGGTGCAACAAGCGGAATTGGTGAAGGTTGTGCCCGTAAGTTTGCTTCAATGGGAAGCAACCTGATATTGAACGGACGGAATACCGAAAAGCTGGAAGCCTTGAAACAGGAACTGACAGCACAAGGAGTGGACGTTTTGACATTGCCTTTCGACGTGCGAGACCGGCAGGCGATGCGGCAGGCCGTCGATTCGCTGGAAGGTAAATGGAAGCATATTGATGTGCTGATCAACAACGCCGGACTGGTAATTGGCATGGATAAGGAATACGAAGGCTCTTTAGACGAATGGGATGTCGTGATAGATACCAATATCAAAGCTTTATTGGCCATGACGCGGATGATAGTACCCGGAATGGTAGAACGGGGTTGCGGTCATGTAATCAATATCGGTTCCATTGCGGGTGATGCTGCTTATGCCGGTGGTAGTGTGTATTGTGCAACTAAGGCTGCTGTGAAAGCTTTATCCGACGGATTGCGGATTGATTTGGTTGATACACCTGTGCGTGTGACCAATATCAAGCCGGGCATGGTAGAAACGAACTTCTCTGTTATCCGTTTCCGGGGTGATAAGCAGAAAGCTGATGCTGTGTATGATGGCATCCGTCCGTTGACAGGTGATGATATAGCCGATGTTGTTTATTATGCCGCTTCGGCTCCGGCACACGTGCAAATAGCCGAAGTCTTGGTGATGCCTACTTATCAGGCTACAGGAACTGTGTGCTATCGGCAAAAATAA
- a CDS encoding ion transporter, which yields MNYLVKLRQRWVSFLHNEALKEKIYSIVFESDTPKGKLFDIVLIGSIILSILLVILESMHFFPYSAYVVLRVLEYLLTLFFTVEYLARIYCLKQPFKYIFSFFGIVDLLATLPVYLSFFLHGSHYLLVIRAFRLIRIFRIFKLFKFIHEGNLLLRSLWISAPKISIFFFFVLILVTSMGTIMYMIEGTHPDSEFNNIPNSIYWAIVTMTTVGYGDITPVTPIGRFFSAVIMLIGYTIIAVPTGIVSATMVRQHKALEKRRCPRCHRDGHEPESLYCKYCGARLRREKTEVKEADVRKEQES from the coding sequence ATGAATTATTTGGTAAAACTTCGTCAACGGTGGGTGAGCTTTCTGCATAATGAAGCCTTGAAGGAGAAGATTTATTCTATTGTTTTCGAATCAGATACTCCGAAAGGAAAGCTGTTTGATATTGTGCTGATCGGAAGTATTATTCTGAGTATATTGCTTGTGATCTTGGAGAGCATGCATTTTTTTCCGTATTCGGCCTATGTCGTTTTGCGTGTGCTGGAATATTTGCTGACTTTGTTTTTTACTGTTGAGTATTTGGCCCGTATTTATTGTCTGAAGCAGCCGTTTAAATATATATTCAGCTTTTTCGGTATTGTTGATTTACTGGCGACTTTACCGGTTTACTTGAGCTTCTTTTTACACGGTTCTCATTATCTGTTGGTCATTCGGGCTTTTCGCCTGATTCGGATCTTCCGTATTTTCAAACTCTTTAAGTTTATTCACGAAGGTAATTTGCTATTGCGTTCTTTATGGATCAGTGCACCCAAGATTTCTATCTTTTTCTTCTTTGTTCTGATTCTTGTCACTTCAATGGGAACGATCATGTATATGATAGAAGGAACGCACCCTGATAGTGAATTCAATAATATTCCTAACAGTATTTATTGGGCGATAGTAACGATGACAACTGTCGGATATGGAGATATTACGCCGGTAACACCAATCGGACGGTTTTTCTCGGCAGTGATTATGCTGATAGGTTATACGATTATTGCAGTCCCGACAGGTATTGTATCAGCTACCATGGTCCGGCAGCATAAGGCTTTGGAAAAACGTCGCTGTCCGCGCTGTCATCGTGACGGACATGAGCCGGAATCTCTCTATTGTAAATACTGCGGGGCCAGACTCCGGCGTGAAAAAACGGAGGTAAAAGAGGCTGATGTGCGGAAAGAACAGGAATCATAA
- a CDS encoding DMT family transporter has product MNNLKGFFYGIATSVTFGLIPLFTLPLMAKGLIFDSILFYRFLLATMALGFMMLIKKESFRIQLKDIPVLILLGFLYTGSAMFLFWGYNFMGAGVATTIHFTYPIFVTLFMFIFFRERATWITWMAILLAVAGVAKLSIKGDELSFDPLGIFIVILSAVSYASYIIVVNKSRVHSMNGRKLAFFVFIVSTLLFAVKALTNEGIQSVPDNLSWVNLFLLAVVPTVISNITLVLAVHHIGGTLTSVLGAMEPVTAVCIGAFVFQEEFTWQSRLGILFIITAVTLIILSKTIQKTLSTVVRKIRPRHA; this is encoded by the coding sequence ATGAACAATTTGAAAGGTTTCTTTTACGGAATAGCTACTTCCGTAACATTCGGACTTATTCCGTTATTTACGTTGCCATTGATGGCGAAAGGATTAATATTTGATTCCATCCTGTTTTATCGTTTCCTTTTGGCAACGATGGCACTTGGCTTCATGATGCTGATAAAGAAAGAGTCTTTTCGGATTCAGCTGAAGGATATTCCTGTCTTGATTCTGTTGGGTTTCCTCTATACCGGCTCTGCCATGTTCCTATTTTGGGGATATAATTTTATGGGAGCCGGAGTGGCTACCACCATTCATTTTACGTATCCCATATTTGTAACCTTATTCATGTTTATTTTCTTTCGGGAAAGAGCTACGTGGATTACATGGATGGCAATTTTGCTGGCTGTTGCAGGAGTCGCTAAATTATCGATCAAAGGGGATGAACTGTCGTTTGATCCGCTGGGTATATTCATCGTTATCCTTTCTGCCGTGTCGTATGCTTCTTATATTATTGTCGTAAACAAGTCGCGTGTACATTCGATGAATGGACGAAAATTGGCCTTTTTTGTCTTTATCGTCAGCACGTTGCTTTTTGCTGTCAAAGCGTTGACAAACGAAGGCATTCAATCTGTTCCGGACAATCTGTCGTGGGTTAATTTGTTCTTGCTGGCTGTTGTCCCGACTGTGATTTCGAATATCACTTTGGTATTGGCCGTTCATCATATAGGAGGGACCTTGACTTCCGTATTAGGTGCTATGGAGCCGGTAACCGCCGTTTGTATCGGTGCCTTTGTCTTCCAGGAAGAATTTACCTGGCAATCCAGATTGGGTATTTTATTTATTATTACGGCTGTTACCTTGATAATCCTTTCCAAGACAATTCAAAAGACGTTGTCGACTGTTGTCCGGAAAATCCGTCCCCGCCATGCTTAA
- a CDS encoding DJ-1 family glyoxalase III — translation MKCAFVFLASGFEETEALGTVDVLRRAGIQAATVSITGEKAVTGSHQITVEADYLLEEAPLANASALILPGGLPGATNLNACVPLKEALLQQYREGGIVAAICAAPMVLGGLGLLKGRKATCYPGFEEHLIGAETRGADVEVDGNVITGKGPSLVFKFGLALVAAIKSEAVAEEVAAGMLL, via the coding sequence ATGAAATGTGCATTTGTATTTTTAGCTTCTGGTTTTGAAGAGACAGAAGCTTTAGGAACTGTGGATGTGTTACGTCGGGCAGGCATTCAGGCTGCCACTGTTTCCATTACGGGAGAAAAGGCTGTAACAGGTTCTCATCAGATAACCGTTGAAGCAGATTATCTGCTGGAAGAAGCTCCACTGGCAAATGCTTCTGCCTTGATATTGCCGGGTGGACTACCAGGTGCAACCAATTTGAATGCTTGTGTTCCGTTGAAAGAAGCATTATTGCAGCAGTATCGTGAAGGAGGTATTGTAGCAGCTATTTGTGCGGCTCCGATGGTTTTAGGCGGATTAGGATTGCTGAAAGGACGGAAAGCTACTTGTTATCCGGGCTTTGAAGAACATCTGATTGGAGCAGAGACTCGTGGAGCTGATGTGGAAGTCGATGGAAATGTCATCACCGGAAAAGGTCCGTCGTTGGTATTTAAATTTGGATTGGCTTTGGTTGCAGCCATTAAGAGTGAGGCTGTTGCCGAAGAAGTTGCTGCTGGAATGTTGTTATAG
- a CDS encoding energy transducer TonB family protein gives MFNKDDIYGAIGSLAFHAVIFLILWFTVLKTVVPEEDGGVLVNFGNVDSSAGTFEPQYTGQQLPQETTTPPPPTPTPKVETPKEDLLTQDLEESVSLDDKKKKEEKRKKAEEEKKRKEAEEKERIRQQKEAEAKRIAEEQRKKAEAISNKVAGAFGIGSAEGNNQGDAETGTGNQGSPFGNSDHGENEGIGGYGSFNLNGRSIGAGGLPRPAYTIQEEGKIVINITVNPKGKVIFAEIGRGTNIDNASMRKSALEAAKRATFNSISGANNQSGTITYVYKLK, from the coding sequence ATGTTTAATAAAGATGACATATATGGAGCAATCGGATCGTTGGCTTTCCATGCGGTCATTTTTCTGATTCTCTGGTTTACTGTCTTGAAGACGGTCGTTCCTGAGGAAGACGGAGGCGTTTTGGTTAACTTTGGAAACGTTGATTCTTCTGCCGGAACTTTCGAGCCGCAATATACAGGACAGCAACTTCCGCAAGAAACTACAACTCCGCCTCCTCCAACGCCCACTCCGAAAGTGGAAACACCTAAAGAAGATTTGTTGACGCAGGATTTGGAGGAGAGTGTTTCTTTAGATGACAAGAAGAAAAAGGAGGAGAAGCGGAAGAAAGCAGAAGAAGAGAAGAAACGGAAAGAAGCCGAAGAAAAAGAACGTATCCGTCAGCAGAAAGAAGCCGAGGCCAAGCGTATTGCCGAAGAACAGCGTAAGAAGGCCGAAGCCATCAGTAATAAGGTGGCAGGTGCGTTTGGTATTGGTAGTGCCGAAGGAAATAACCAGGGTGATGCTGAAACCGGTACAGGTAATCAGGGAAGTCCGTTTGGAAACTCCGATCATGGAGAAAATGAAGGTATCGGCGGATATGGATCCTTCAATTTGAATGGCCGTTCGATCGGTGCCGGAGGTCTGCCGCGTCCTGCTTATACGATCCAGGAAGAAGGAAAAATTGTAATTAATATAACTGTTAATCCAAAAGGAAAAGTTATATTTGCAGAGATAGGTCGAGGTACAAACATTGATAATGCTTCGATGAGGAAAAGCGCTCTTGAAGCGGCAAAGCGGGCTACTTTCAACAGTATCAGTGGAGCCAATAATCAAAGTGGTACAATTACCTACGTATATAAACTTAAATAA
- a CDS encoding ExbD/TolR family protein, protein MGLKRRTKVSEAFSMASMTDVIFLLLIFFMVTSTVVIPNAIKVTLPQAQKQTAAKPLTRVTIDASLNYYVAFGKQKEVQVSFQEITPFLQDCYAKEPEMYVALYADETVPYKEIVKILNIANENKFKMVLATRPQK, encoded by the coding sequence ATGGGATTAAAAAGAAGAACCAAAGTATCGGAGGCCTTCAGCATGGCATCCATGACGGATGTGATTTTCCTGCTGTTGATCTTCTTTATGGTGACATCGACGGTCGTAATTCCGAATGCAATCAAGGTAACTCTGCCGCAAGCACAAAAGCAAACGGCTGCTAAACCATTAACTCGTGTTACCATCGATGCTTCGTTGAATTATTATGTGGCATTCGGCAAACAGAAGGAAGTGCAGGTTTCTTTCCAGGAGATTACGCCTTTCTTACAGGACTGCTATGCCAAAGAGCCGGAAATGTATGTGGCTTTGTATGCAGACGAAACAGTTCCTTATAAAGAAATTGTTAAGATTCTGAATATTGCAAACGAGAATAAATTCAAAATGGTACTTGCTACCAGACCGCAGAAATAA
- a CDS encoding MotA/TolQ/ExbB proton channel family protein, translating into MSLFLLLQSAAQAADQMPDLTQVAETTVPTEAQINIIDLAFKGGWIMVVLLLLSLLAIYIFIQRFLVIKRAGKEDENFMNRIKDYIHEGKVESALNLCRSTNTPSARMIEKGITRLGRPMNDVLVAIENVGNLEVAKLEKGFPVIATTAAGAPMLGFLGTVTGMVRAFFDMANAGTNVDVSLLSSGIYEALVTTVGGLVVGIIALFAYNYLVSQVDNVVNKMEARTMEFMDLLNEPAN; encoded by the coding sequence ATGAGTCTATTTCTTTTATTGCAGTCAGCCGCTCAGGCTGCTGATCAGATGCCTGATTTGACACAGGTGGCAGAAACAACAGTTCCGACGGAAGCTCAGATAAATATCATTGATCTGGCTTTCAAAGGAGGGTGGATTATGGTCGTGTTGTTGTTATTGTCGTTACTGGCTATCTATATTTTTATCCAGCGTTTTCTGGTTATTAAACGGGCCGGTAAGGAAGATGAAAACTTTATGAATCGCATCAAGGATTATATACATGAAGGCAAGGTAGAATCAGCCTTGAATTTATGCCGTTCGACGAATACTCCTTCTGCTCGTATGATCGAGAAGGGTATTACTCGTTTGGGACGTCCGATGAATGATGTACTGGTTGCTATTGAAAATGTAGGTAACCTGGAAGTTGCCAAGTTGGAAAAAGGATTCCCAGTAATTGCAACGACAGCAGCAGGTGCTCCTATGTTAGGCTTCTTAGGAACTGTAACCGGTATGGTTCGTGCCTTCTTTGATATGGCAAATGCGGGTACGAATGTAGATGTCTCTCTATTATCGAGTGGTATTTATGAAGCCTTGGTAACAACTGTAGGTGGATTGGTTGTGGGTATTATTGCTTTGTTTGCATACAACTATCTGGTATCGCAGGTTGACAATGTAGTCAATAAGATGGAAGCCCGCACGATGGAATTTATGGACTTGTTGAATGAACCTGCCAATTAA